In Sphingobacteriia bacterium, the DNA window TCTGCGTTCAAACACTTCAAGTTTAACGGATTGTGATAAAGCATGGGAGAAAGAAAGTTTAATAAGTTCTTCATCTTCTTCTAAAATTATTAAATCTTCTTCTTCTAATATATAGGTTTTTTCCTCAGGATTTATACTGAAATTAATAATTTCTTCAAAAGGTTTATCATAGCTATTAGTTGCAAATTTATATAATTCTTCAATTAACTCCGCTGTAAATTCATACGAAACTGACCACCCAACAATACATCCATAAGGAAATATAAAAATATCTTGTTTTACCGGAGTTCCTTCTTCAAGTGAGGCAGGTATTTCTTCAATATGAGTAACATGAATTACATCATCATAAAATTTTGGCTCTAAGCCTTTAATACGAAGAAATTTCGCCATTGAATCGATATCATATTTTTCAGCAACAGCATACGCTATACATTTCATAAATCTTACATTTTACAGTTAAACAAAATAAATTTAAGGTTATATAAACTTCCTTAAATAATGAAGAGAAGAGTCATTTAAGAACCCATCCCTTGTAAATTCTAGATTAAACCCTAATTTAATGTAAAATTCAAGTGCTTGGAAGCTGAAAGTTTCAAGATAGATAAAAGAACAGAAATGTTTTTTAGCGTATTCTTCAGTATATTCAATTAATTTTTTACCTAATCCAAGCTCACGAAATTCTTCTTTTACTATTAAATATTTTATATAAAGATTTCCTGCCATATATTGAAAAACTACACTGCCTACAAATTCACCCTTATGATAAGCAACATATGCAAGTGGGTTTTCAAATATATCTTCACTTAATATTTTGTCGTGGTATTTATCAAATTCCTTAAACATAAGATGTTCAATATCATTTGATGCTTCTTCAAGTTTAATTTCTATCGTCATAAATATTTTCTTAAATAATGGAAAACAACATTATGAGAGAATCCAGCGCGACTGAATTCAATTTCAAAGCCGAGTTTTTTATAAAATTCTGGTGCTTGAAAATTTAAAGTTTCAACATATATAAATGGAAGTTTATTATCTTTTCCAAATTGAAGAACTTTATGCATTAAAAGCGTGCCAATTCCTTGTTTCCTATATTCTTTTTCAACATGAAGATATTTTATATGCAATGCTCCCCAAACAATTTCATAGGCAACAATTCCAATAAATTTTTCTTTATCATAAATAACAAATGTAAATGGATCTTCAATACCGTGATAACCCTTTATTTCATTAGCATATTCATTAAATCCGCTAAAAATCTTATTCTTTAGATCTTCAGTTAATTTTTCTTCTTTTATTTCAAAATCATGCATTTTATTTATCTAAAAGATTTTTAATTCTCCTTAAAGCTTCTTCTTTGCCTAGAATAGTTATAATTTCAAATACACTTGGTGAATTAGTTGAACCAGTAACTGCAATTCTTACAACTTCACCAAATTGCCCCATTTTAAGGCTGTTTGCCTCTAAGAATTCATTTACTTTAACTTGAATATTAGTTAGTTCCCAATTTACAATGTTATTTAACAATTCATAAATTTGCTTTAATAGGCTCGCTTTTGAATCATCAAATTTATTTAAAGCTTCTGAGGTAATAATAATATCGTCGGTTAAATAAAATTTTGAAGTATCAGTTAAGTCAATTAAAGTTTTTGCGCGAACTTTAAGGCTATCTAATCCTTTTAAAAGTCTTTCTTTATATTTAGGTTCAATATTACCAACATTTTCTTCAATAAGCGTAATAAGTCGTTCATTTGAAGATTCTTTAATGTAATGTGCATTTAAGTTGAGGAGTTTTTGCATATCAAATTTTGCTGCAGCGCGGCCAATATTTTCAATATTAAACCACTCAATTGCTTGTTCCATTGAGATAATCTCATCATTTCCATGGCTCCAGCCTAGGCGAAGTAAATAATTATTTAAAGCTTCAGGAAGAATTCCCATTTCTTTATATTCAAGAACTGATAGCGCACCATGTCTTTTTGATAATTTTGCCCCATCACTTCCATGAATTAAAGGTATATGAGCAAATTTAGGTATATCCCAGCCCATTGCTTTATATATAAGCAACTGTCTAAAAGTATTGTTAAGGTGGTCATCACCACGAATAACATGAGTAACTTTCATATCATGGTCATCTACTACAACAGCAAGCATATAGGTAGGTGTTCCATCTGAGCGAAGAAGAATCATATCATCTAAGTGATCATTCTGAACAACCACTTCTCCTTGAACGAGATCTTGAAGAACAGTTTGGTCTTCTCTTGGAGCTTTAATTCTAATAACCGGCTTAACACCTTCAGGTCCTGGTTTATTCCCATCTCTCCAAGGGCTTTTAAATAAAAAATGCTCTCCTTTACCAATAGCTTCTTCTCGAAGCTTAGCGATTTCTTCTTGTGATTCGTAGCAAAAATAAGCTTTTCCTATTTCAACAAGTTTATGTGCAATTTCTTTATGACGTTCAGCTCTTGCTAGTTGATAATAAATTTCATCATCTTGATGCAACCCAAGCCAATGCATGCTTTCAATAATAATATCTTCAAATTCTTTTTTAGATCTGGCTTGATCGGTGTCTTCAATTCTAAGTAAAAACTTGCCATTATATCTTTTAGCAAACAAGTAATTAAATAGGGCAGTGCGGCCACTACCTATATGTAATCCTCCAGTAGGGCTTGGAGCAAAGCGTGTAACAATAGTCATATCATAACCTATATATTTATTTTTGCTTACACATTATTTTTTGAGCAAGTTTATGTCAATTAAAAAGCATCAGATAAATGCCTGCCGCCGCCTAATATAATTTCAGAACCATGGGCGCCTGGTAATTGTAGTATATTTATAATTGCCTTGGCCATGTCAGTAGGTTCGTATACCACGCCACTAGGCACTCTTTTCGCGCGTTGTTCTTTAGGTGTATTATGAACATCCGGGTAATTTCTATTAATCTCAGTTAATGTTGAGCCTGGAGACACCATAGTTATGACCACATTTCTGGCAAATTCTACACTTAAATTTTCAAATAGTTTTAAAAGAGCTGATTTGCTCGCTTCATATAATATCATATTTTTTTTAGTATGATGAATAGAAAGGGAGGTTACTGTTATAATTCTTGGTAAATCTTCCTCTAACAAAGGTTTATTTTGTTGAGTTTTTAGCTGATAATTAATAAAATATTTAGATAAAATAAAAGGAGCATGACAGTTTATTTGAAAAATATTTTTAAGTTCTTTATTAGTAATATTTAAAGAAGAAGTTCTATCTACAATTCCTGCATTATTAATTAATATATCAAGGCCGGAAAGAAAGGAAACTGCATCATTAATAAGCTTTTCAATATCTTTTTCATTTTCATAGGCAAAGTCGAATTTAATTGCTTTAACTTTACCATTATGAGCTTTAATTTCTTTAATTAATTCTTCTGCACCTTTTTTATTAGTATTATAGGTAAAGACAATATCAGCCCCGTGCTTTGAAAGTTCAAGAGCAGTAGCGTAGCCAATGCCAGAACTTGCGCCGGTTATAAGTACTTTCTTGCCTTTAAAATTAACGTCTGCAAACGAACAATAGCTTGAGAAGATAATAATAAAACTAAATATGATATAAAAAAACTTCATCGATAATTATTAGTAAATAGTTAATAAATCGTTATATTTTTTAATTATAAAAAATTATGTTGTCAAATACTTACTTCTTTCTCAAACCAGACTTTAACCAATTCATCTTGAAGTAATGGCAATATTTCTTCTATAATTTGGTCATAATAATCGTTAAGCCATTTTTTCTCATGAATTTCTAGCATAGAAAAATCAATAAGCCTTTTATCATATGGAACAAGAGTAAGTTGCTCGAAAGAATTAAAGTTATTATTAGATTGTTTTACATACATAAGATTTTCAATTCTGATTCCAAATTCTCCAGGTAAATAAACACCAGGTTCGTTAGAAGTAACCATACCTGGAATTAAGGGTTGAGGATTTGCATATGTACTTATAGAATGAGGACCTTCATGAACATTTAAACAATTACCAACGCCATGGCCAGTTCCATGCTGGTAATCAAGCCCACATTGCCATAAATGAAAGCGAGCTAGAACATCAAGCTGATGTCCTGTTGTTTTATTAGGGAATTTTGCCCTTGCAAGGTTAATGTGTCCTTTTAATACCAGAGTATAATATTCAATCCATTTTGCTTTAGCTTTACCAACTAAAATAGTCCGTGTAATATCAGTAGTCCCGCATAAATATTGGCCGCCCGAATCAATTAAAAGTAAATTGTCGCCTACAATTTGTTTATTTGATTTTTCAGTAGCTCTATAATGAATAATTGCACCATTACTGCCAAAACCCGCTATTGTATCGAAGCTTTCTGAAATAAATTCTAATTGAGAATTACGATTATGAAAAAAGATTTTTCCAACTTCAAGTTCATCAATATATTCGCCGTTTTGAATTTTAAAATTCACATCATATAGTGAAGTTATCATTGCTACAGCGTCTAATTTATGAGCTTTTTTAATAGCCTCAATTTCACTGTCGTTTTTTATGGCTCTTTTTAAAATAGTTATATCTTTTTTATTAATAATATTTGAAATATCAGAAAGTAGATCAGAAAACCAAGCTTGTGATAATTCTTGATCAAAAATTATATTTTTACCCTTTAAATTTGTAAGTAAATACGATTCAATTTCATCTATTACTTTAACATTAATTTGGGCATGTATTTTATTTAAAATATTTTGATTTATTCTCTCAATATTATAAGTAAATAATGTTATAACTCCATTTTTATCGATAAGTGCGTATGATAATAATACAGGTGTATTTGATAGATCATATGCTCTAATATTAAGTAGCCAAGAGACTGATTCAGCTTTGGTAAGTAAATAGTAATCAGCATCATGATCTCTCATGTATTTTAATATATCTTCAAGTTTTGCTTTAACTTCACAACCACTATATTCAATAGGTTGGATAAATGAGTTAGAACTGGGTTGAGAAGGTTGATCTTTCCAAATTTTATCAACTGGGTTTTCAATTGATCTAAAAATATAATTTTTACCAGCTAATCTTAATTTAGTGCAATCAATCATTTTTTTTGTATGTAATTTAGAATCAAAAGCTAGCAC includes these proteins:
- a CDS encoding RMD1 family protein; the encoded protein is MKCIAYAVAEKYDIDSMAKFLRIKGLEPKFYDDVIHVTHIEEIPASLEEGTPVKQDIFIFPYGCIVGWSVSYEFTAELIEELYKFATNSYDKPFEEIINFSINPEEKTYILEEEDLIILEEDEELIKLSFSHALSQSVKLEVFERRVNKTIEQTRYLSDELASKGRISLSRRKLAQQTGALFAERNSINLDTDLLDMPEFFWRRPRYEPFYLMASHYMDINTRLDILNRRLDAIHELYDILSNELNHLHSSRLEMIIVVLILIEVIMAVLRDLFKWI
- a CDS encoding GNAT family N-acetyltransferase, with protein sequence MTIEIKLEEASNDIEHLMFKEFDKYHDKILSEDIFENPLAYVAYHKGEFVGSVVFQYMAGNLYIKYLIVKEEFRELGLGKKLIEYTEEYAKKHFCSFIYLETFSFQALEFYIKLGFNLEFTRDGFLNDSSLHYLRKFI
- a CDS encoding GNAT family N-acetyltransferase; translated protein: MHDFEIKEEKLTEDLKNKIFSGFNEYANEIKGYHGIEDPFTFVIYDKEKFIGIVAYEIVWGALHIKYLHVEKEYRKQGIGTLLMHKVLQFGKDNKLPFIYVETLNFQAPEFYKKLGFEIEFSRAGFSHNVVFHYLRKYL
- a CDS encoding glutamate--tRNA ligase, giving the protein MTIVTRFAPSPTGGLHIGSGRTALFNYLFAKRYNGKFLLRIEDTDQARSKKEFEDIIIESMHWLGLHQDDEIYYQLARAERHKEIAHKLVEIGKAYFCYESQEEIAKLREEAIGKGEHFLFKSPWRDGNKPGPEGVKPVIRIKAPREDQTVLQDLVQGEVVVQNDHLDDMILLRSDGTPTYMLAVVVDDHDMKVTHVIRGDDHLNNTFRQLLIYKAMGWDIPKFAHIPLIHGSDGAKLSKRHGALSVLEYKEMGILPEALNNYLLRLGWSHGNDEIISMEQAIEWFNIENIGRAAAKFDMQKLLNLNAHYIKESSNERLITLIEENVGNIEPKYKERLLKGLDSLKVRAKTLIDLTDTSKFYLTDDIIITSEALNKFDDSKASLLKQIYELLNNIVNWELTNIQVKVNEFLEANSLKMGQFGEVVRIAVTGSTNSPSVFEIITILGKEEALRRIKNLLDK
- a CDS encoding SDR family oxidoreductase, whose protein sequence is MKFFYIIFSFIIIFSSYCSFADVNFKGKKVLITGASSGIGYATALELSKHGADIVFTYNTNKKGAEELIKEIKAHNGKVKAIKFDFAYENEKDIEKLINDAVSFLSGLDILINNAGIVDRTSSLNITNKELKNIFQINCHAPFILSKYFINYQLKTQQNKPLLEEDLPRIITVTSLSIHHTKKNMILYEASKSALLKLFENLSVEFARNVVITMVSPGSTLTEINRNYPDVHNTPKEQRAKRVPSGVVYEPTDMAKAIINILQLPGAHGSEIILGGGRHLSDAF
- a CDS encoding aminopeptidase P family protein, whose translation is MYKVLKQYLKDNNIDAFAIGSSDEFLSEYAAEYAKRLKFITNFTGSAGIAIITGKLEKNAFFTDGRYTTQASLELSDDFEIYNFSELGDSVFAEWISNNIPEGGVLAFDSKLHTKKMIDCTKLRLAGKNYIFRSIENPVDKIWKDQPSQPSSNSFIQPIEYSGCEVKAKLEDILKYMRDHDADYYLLTKAESVSWLLNIRAYDLSNTPVLLSYALIDKNGVITLFTYNIERINQNILNKIHAQINVKVIDEIESYLLTNLKGKNIIFDQELSQAWFSDLLSDISNIINKKDITILKRAIKNDSEIEAIKKAHKLDAVAMITSLYDVNFKIQNGEYIDELEVGKIFFHNRNSQLEFISESFDTIAGFGSNGAIIHYRATEKSNKQIVGDNLLLIDSGGQYLCGTTDITRTILVGKAKAKWIEYYTLVLKGHINLARAKFPNKTTGHQLDVLARFHLWQCGLDYQHGTGHGVGNCLNVHEGPHSISTYANPQPLIPGMVTSNEPGVYLPGEFGIRIENLMYVKQSNNNFNSFEQLTLVPYDKRLIDFSMLEIHEKKWLNDYYDQIIEEILPLLQDELVKVWFEKEVSI